tccatttttatttatttattttgatgaagTAACAATTCACACTTAAACATGCATGCACGCGCGCGCACCTACCCATTCACGTACCCACAAACatgttgaatttattttttttcttttacaggaAAAACCCTATGCCTGCGACAAATGTACCAAGGCGTATGTCCATAAGAAAGATCTCCGAAATCACAAGTTGGCCCAGCATGATGAGGGGGAAAAGTTTAAATGCGATGATTGTAATTCTTTCTTTTCATACAAGAGTACTCTCAAGAGACACATTGAAGCAAAACACAAAAATACAACATTTTCATGCTACCTCTGCAATCCATGCATCACGTTTGCATATAAACCAAATCTGCTGCGTCACCAGCGTGAAAAACATGGTGgcaataaaatgtaaacattaaacaAATGACGTATATTTATGTGttctttggttatttttttttttttagagaaaacgCTGAagagtttgttaatttttgaattttatttagacATTTTGATATCAACCTCCTCATCTGTAAAACCAAAGCGTCTGTGGGGAAGTATTTTTTCCTCATTGTTTTTATGATGCGAACGAACACCTTCTGCTCCCTTGCTTGGCAATCCGAAGGCAGATATTGTACCACTTTTTCTTTTTGGATTTTTGgattttctttcttctttatcaAATTGATGCGAATGTATTCTGCAATAATCGAaacataattacattttttttttcagataattttatttattattaaacaaGAATATTAATCGATATTAATTTTGTTGCACAAAtcattcttgaaaattttcgaaatgcatattttcaaaatgtatatGTTCATATCTCACCTGATAAATGAGGACTCGTTCAGCAAAACTGGGGAAGCATCAACTGTATCATTGTCCAAATAAGTGTTTTCTTGATTTCCAATTTGTTGAAGAGGGTACACTCTTGGTTTCTTAGATGTTCTCATGATAAACGATCTTTAAAAACAGTTgaattgtttattgtaaatgtatactaatagataaaatcaaaaatatctttagaattgtatttcatatcaatataccTGTCACCGTCAAGTTTGTGCCTGTAGAGTAATGATGCAGCTCCAAGTGCTACTGTTACGTCATCTGGACGGAGGATCCCAGTGCCCTTTGGATCATAATCCTattaacaaaaattgttagtttcGCGTGTTAAAAGAAATGGCCACGATTTTAGTctgcaaaaaatatctttttatacttggtaatatgaaaacaaaaacatggatTTATGAGCTTTGTATTTCGCATGACTTTTTATTATTtgacgactgactctcaaatttttcTTGACCCtcggaaaaaaaaaatcttagaaaaGCAATGACTGAATGAAAACCAGaaatgtgaagtaaaataaaatttgaccaaaatagtGACAATG
The DNA window shown above is from Crassostrea angulata isolate pt1a10 unplaced genomic scaffold, ASM2561291v2 HiC_scaffold_254, whole genome shotgun sequence and carries:
- the LOC128169901 gene encoding gastrula zinc finger protein XlCGF7.1-like, whose translation is MRTIWYAYHKMATTSADDGKICEVCGKMYSSKQGMQEHKILEHTKEYKFKCGQCEKGFLSRTRFKSHLLLHLNEKPYACDKCTKAYVHKKDLRNHKLAQHDEGEKFKCDDCNSFFSYKSTLKRHIEAKHKNTTFSCYLCNPCITFAYKPNLLRHQREKHGGNKM
- the LOC128169900 gene encoding uncharacterized protein LOC128169900, giving the protein MGFHHEAEWCRLIRQWYNAIDDAGVPVDNRIEWLLDMREKLLGLLKVGHFPPPGAFVCDMPIAQFEGFLTNIDRRLQLYCMVRNETYNQRAISSLDSETFFSGFQDYDPKGTGILRPDDVTVALGAASLLYRHKLDGDRSFIMRTSKKPRVYPLQQIGNQENTYLDNDTVDASPVLLNESSFIRIHSHQFDKEERKSKNPKRKSGTISAFGLPSKGAEGVRSHHKNNEEKILPHRRFGFTDEEVDIKMSK